In Pirellulales bacterium, the following proteins share a genomic window:
- a CDS encoding carbon starvation protein A — protein MSAMPVILLVLACLAIAYRYYSAFLAAKVAVLDDSRTTPAILLNDGQNYHPTHKWVLFGHHFAAISGAGPLIGPVLAMQFGYLPGLIWIVVGVCLAGAVQDMLVLAASVRHGGRSLAEIARAEIGPVAGVTASITILFVVVIALAGLGIVVVKALGGEEVALAKATLLEFREQGQVSFSTQHGRDTIVVPPNTRIVYPNGSEVVRSESFTIIGDFFNSALPFETPPSGPTSVNTTQGAAETWVPIVDAGTKLVLPDGVKQQVRGSSWGTFTIACTIPIALFVGLYMYRVRKGRIFEASLIGAAATLAVTVVGSLVPGSPLEPYFQFSRSGTIWAICLYGFIASVLPVWLLLAPRDYLSSFLKIGTVALLVGAVIIANPKLEAPPINAVYAGGGGPTFDGPIFPFCFICIMCGAISGFHSLVSSGTTPKMISRESHIRMIGYGAMLIEGLVGVVALIAAATLPQGNYYALNVGLDQVAKQADNLKKMHADTDTLAEIEQQVGGESLRGRTGGAVTLAVGMSKILNDATDRVTGGRFNAASVIKYWYHFAIMFEALFILTTIDAGTRIARFLLQEALGKMYKPFDRTDWLPGAILSTAVVTASWGLLIASGSIDTIWPMFGIANQMLAVIALAVVTTWLINNGRRRYAPLTILPMLFVIATTTTAGIQMSSARFLHDIIAGLGSDHQNLSQALRGGLNLFFTLFMIGAVMLILGEAIMRWLRPRDLKPTTSDPKPQI, from the coding sequence ATGTCCGCGATGCCCGTGATCTTGCTGGTGCTGGCCTGTCTGGCGATCGCGTATCGCTACTACAGCGCGTTTTTGGCGGCCAAGGTGGCGGTGCTCGACGATTCGCGGACGACGCCGGCCATTTTGCTGAACGATGGGCAGAACTACCATCCGACTCATAAATGGGTCCTGTTCGGGCATCATTTCGCGGCGATTTCCGGGGCTGGGCCGCTGATTGGGCCCGTGCTGGCGATGCAGTTCGGCTACTTGCCGGGACTGATCTGGATTGTCGTCGGCGTTTGCCTGGCCGGTGCGGTGCAAGACATGCTCGTGCTGGCCGCCAGTGTTCGCCACGGCGGGCGCTCGCTGGCCGAGATCGCGCGGGCCGAGATTGGGCCGGTCGCCGGCGTCACGGCGTCGATCACGATTTTGTTTGTTGTAGTGATCGCGCTAGCCGGGCTTGGGATCGTGGTCGTGAAGGCGCTTGGTGGCGAAGAAGTTGCGCTGGCCAAAGCGACATTGCTCGAATTTCGCGAGCAAGGACAGGTCTCGTTTTCAACGCAGCACGGACGAGACACGATCGTCGTTCCACCCAATACCCGTATCGTCTATCCCAACGGAAGCGAAGTCGTTCGCAGCGAATCCTTCACGATTATCGGCGATTTTTTCAATTCGGCACTTCCGTTTGAGACGCCACCAAGCGGTCCGACTTCAGTAAATACAACCCAAGGCGCCGCCGAAACATGGGTGCCAATTGTCGACGCCGGGACCAAATTGGTGCTTCCCGACGGCGTCAAGCAGCAAGTCCGCGGCAGTTCGTGGGGCACATTTACGATCGCCTGCACGATTCCGATTGCGTTGTTCGTCGGACTGTATATGTATCGCGTCCGGAAGGGGCGGATCTTCGAGGCGTCGCTGATCGGCGCGGCCGCGACTCTGGCCGTCACAGTCGTTGGCAGCCTGGTCCCCGGCTCGCCGCTGGAGCCATATTTCCAATTCTCACGCAGCGGGACAATCTGGGCGATCTGTCTCTACGGGTTTATTGCCTCAGTGCTGCCGGTTTGGCTGTTGCTTGCGCCGCGGGATTATTTATCAAGCTTTCTGAAGATCGGCACGGTAGCGCTGTTGGTCGGGGCCGTGATCATCGCCAATCCAAAGCTCGAAGCCCCGCCGATCAATGCGGTTTATGCTGGCGGAGGCGGACCGACATTCGACGGGCCGATTTTCCCCTTCTGCTTCATTTGCATCATGTGCGGGGCGATTTCGGGTTTTCATTCGCTGGTCTCTTCCGGAACGACGCCAAAGATGATCTCGCGCGAAAGTCATATCCGCATGATCGGATATGGGGCGATGCTGATCGAAGGTCTGGTCGGGGTTGTCGCGCTCATCGCCGCCGCAACCCTGCCGCAGGGCAATTACTATGCGCTCAACGTCGGCCTCGATCAGGTCGCCAAGCAAGCCGACAACCTGAAAAAGATGCACGCCGACACCGACACGCTTGCCGAAATCGAGCAGCAGGTCGGCGGCGAATCGCTCCGCGGCCGGACCGGCGGCGCTGTGACGCTGGCCGTCGGCATGTCGAAGATCTTGAACGATGCGACCGATCGCGTGACCGGGGGCCGCTTCAATGCCGCATCCGTCATCAAGTATTGGTATCACTTTGCGATCATGTTCGAAGCGCTGTTCATTCTGACGACGATCGACGCCGGCACGCGAATCGCCCGATTCTTGCTGCAAGAGGCCCTCGGCAAAATGTATAAACCGTTCGACCGCACCGATTGGCTCCCGGGCGCGATCCTTTCGACCGCTGTCGTCACCGCCAGTTGGGGTCTCCTGATCGCGAGCGGTTCGATCGACACGATTTGGCCGATGTTCGGCATCGCCAATCAGATGCTCGCGGTCATTGCGCTGGCCGTAGTGACTACCTGGTTGATCAATAACGGCCGCCGGCGATATGCGCCGCTAACTATCCTGCCGATGTTGTTCGTCATCGCCACGACCACGACGGCCGGCATACAGATGTCGAGCGCCCGCTTCCTCCACGACATCATCGCCGGTCTCGGATCGGACCATCAGAACCTTTCGCAAGCGCTTCGAGGCGGTCTGAACCTTTTCTTCACGCTGTTCATGATCGGCGCAGTGATGCTGATTCTCGGCGAAGCCATCATGCGTTGGCTCCGCCCGCGCGATTTGAAGCCAACTACGTCAGATCCTAAGCCTCAGATCTGA